From one Shewanella sp. GD04112 genomic stretch:
- a CDS encoding lipopolysaccharide assembly protein LapA domain-containing protein yields the protein MKSFVATVLVALLFIVALIFGARNEQVVTISYFVAQGEYRLPVVLAVVFFAGFMLSWLVASYYIVKLKLALAATRKKLTVQTAKTPQGVDA from the coding sequence GTGAAATCTTTTGTAGCGACAGTCCTTGTGGCACTGTTATTTATCGTGGCATTGATTTTTGGTGCGCGTAATGAACAAGTAGTGACGATCAGCTACTTTGTGGCTCAGGGTGAGTACCGTTTACCCGTAGTATTAGCCGTGGTTTTCTTTGCAGGCTTTATGTTGAGTTGGCTTGTGGCCAGCTATTATATTGTCAAACTGAAATTGGCTTTAGCGGCGACCAGAAAAAAATTAACGGTCCAAACCGCTAAAACTCCTCAAGGTGTAGACGCCTAA
- the rpsA gene encoding 30S ribosomal protein S1, translating to MTESFADLFEQSLQTLEFRPGSIVRGTVVAIENGMVLVDAGLKSESPIPAEQFKNAQGVLEIAVGDEVDVALDSVEDGFGETQLSREKAKRHEAWIVLEKAYEDAETVIGIINGKVKGGFTVELNGIRAFLPGSLVDVRPVRDTAHLEYKELEFKVIKLDQKRNNVVVSRRAVIESESSAERDALLENLQEGQAVKGIVKNLTDYGAFVDLGGVDGLLHITDMAWKRVKHPSEIVNVGDEINVKVLKYDRERTRVSLGLKQLGEDPWLEISKRYPENTKLTGRVTNLTDYGCFVEIEEGVEGLVHVSEMDWTNKNIHPSKVVNLGDEVEVLVLDIDEERRRISLGLKQCKTNPWDDFATRYNKGDKVSGKIKSITDFGIFIGLDGGIDGLVHLSDISWNGTGEDAVSEYKKGDEIHAVVLSVDPERERISLGVKQTEDDPFNAYLADKKKGTIVNGTVSAVDAKGVTVELADTVEGYIRVADISRERIEDASTVYSVGDAIEAKFMGVDRKNRSISLSIKAKDEAEEKEVMATLNKQEDAVISNAMAEAFKAARK from the coding sequence ATGACTGAATCTTTTGCTGATCTATTTGAACAATCCCTTCAAACTCTGGAATTCCGTCCAGGCTCTATCGTTCGTGGTACTGTAGTTGCTATCGAAAACGGTATGGTTCTGGTTGATGCAGGTCTGAAGTCTGAAAGCCCAATCCCAGCTGAACAATTCAAAAACGCTCAAGGCGTTTTAGAAATCGCTGTTGGTGATGAAGTTGACGTAGCTCTTGACTCTGTTGAAGACGGCTTCGGTGAGACTCAACTGTCTCGCGAAAAAGCGAAACGTCACGAAGCTTGGATCGTTCTGGAAAAAGCTTACGAAGATGCTGAAACTGTAATCGGTATCATCAATGGTAAAGTGAAAGGCGGTTTCACTGTTGAATTAAACGGTATCCGTGCCTTCTTACCAGGTTCTCTAGTTGACGTGCGCCCAGTTCGCGACACCGCTCACTTAGAGTACAAAGAATTAGAATTCAAAGTTATCAAACTTGACCAGAAGCGTAACAACGTTGTTGTTTCTCGTCGTGCAGTTATCGAATCAGAAAGCAGCGCAGAGCGTGATGCACTGTTAGAAAACCTGCAAGAAGGTCAAGCAGTTAAAGGTATCGTTAAGAACCTGACTGACTACGGTGCATTCGTAGATTTAGGTGGCGTTGACGGTCTGTTACATATCACTGATATGGCATGGAAACGCGTTAAGCACCCATCTGAAATCGTGAACGTTGGTGACGAAATCAACGTTAAAGTTCTGAAGTACGATCGTGAGCGCACTCGTGTGTCTCTAGGTCTGAAACAACTTGGCGAAGATCCATGGTTAGAAATCAGCAAGCGCTACCCAGAAAACACTAAGTTAACTGGTCGCGTAACTAACCTGACTGACTACGGCTGTTTCGTTGAAATCGAAGAAGGCGTTGAAGGCTTAGTTCACGTTTCTGAAATGGATTGGACTAACAAGAACATTCACCCATCTAAAGTTGTTAACTTAGGTGACGAAGTTGAAGTTCTGGTTCTGGACATCGATGAAGAGCGTCGTCGTATTTCTCTAGGTCTGAAGCAATGTAAGACCAACCCATGGGATGACTTCGCAACTCGTTACAACAAAGGCGACAAGGTTTCTGGTAAGATCAAGTCAATCACTGACTTTGGTATCTTCATCGGTCTTGACGGCGGTATCGATGGTTTAGTTCACCTGTCTGACATTTCTTGGAACGGCACTGGCGAAGACGCAGTATCTGAGTACAAGAAAGGCGACGAAATCCACGCAGTGGTTCTGTCTGTTGATCCAGAGCGCGAGCGCATCAGCTTAGGTGTTAAGCAAACTGAAGACGATCCATTCAACGCTTACTTAGCTGACAAGAAGAAAGGTACTATCGTAAACGGTACTGTTTCTGCTGTTGATGCTAAAGGTGTGACTGTTGAACTAGCTGACACTGTTGAAGGTTACATCCGTGTAGCTGACATCAGCCGTGAGCGCATCGAAGATGCATCTACTGTTTACTCAGTAGGTGATGCTATCGAAGCTAAGTTCATGGGTGTTGACCGTAAGAACCGTTCTATCAGCCTGTCAATCAAAGCGAAAGACGAAGCTGAAGAAAAAGAAGTAATGGCGACCTTGAATAAACAAGAAGACGCTGTTATTAGTAATGCAATGGCTGAAGCGTTTAAAGCAGCTCGCAAATAA
- the aroA gene encoding 3-phosphoshikimate 1-carboxyvinyltransferase, with amino-acid sequence MKQLRLEPVVQVRGEINIPGSKSISNRALLLATLAKGTTTLTNLLDSDDIRHMLASLKQLGVEYRLSQNNTVCELTGLGGAISADTAQTLFLGNAGTAMRPLCAALTLGRGEFTLTGEPRMEERPIGDLVDALKQLGANIVYLKNEGFPPLTINATGLNGGDVEIAGDLSSQFLTALLMVAPLAKGSVNIHVKGELVSKPYIDITLALMAQFGVQVINHDYARFEIPAGQQYVSPGKVLVEGDASSASYFLAAGAIKGGEVKVTGVGRLSIQGDVKFADVLEKMGADIEWGDDYIIARGAPLTAVDLDMNHIPDAAMTIATAALFAKGTTTIRNIYNWRIKETDRLAAMATELRKVGALVEEGHDYIQITPPAVLNTAEIDTYNDHRMAMCFSMMAFADCGITINDPDCTSKTFPDYFVQFASLKA; translated from the coding sequence ATGAAGCAATTACGTCTTGAACCTGTTGTGCAAGTCCGCGGTGAGATCAACATTCCGGGCTCAAAAAGCATTTCTAACCGCGCATTATTATTGGCGACCTTAGCCAAAGGCACCACCACGCTCACCAATTTGCTCGACTCCGATGATATTCGTCATATGTTGGCGTCTTTAAAGCAGTTGGGAGTTGAATACCGCTTATCTCAAAATAATACTGTCTGCGAGCTCACTGGTTTAGGTGGCGCTATCTCGGCGGATACTGCGCAAACGCTGTTTCTAGGCAATGCGGGCACGGCTATGCGCCCATTGTGCGCTGCGCTGACCTTAGGGCGTGGCGAATTTACCCTAACGGGCGAACCGCGCATGGAAGAGCGTCCCATTGGTGACTTGGTCGATGCCCTAAAACAATTGGGCGCTAATATTGTGTACCTTAAGAATGAAGGGTTTCCGCCTCTGACCATCAATGCAACCGGGCTTAACGGTGGCGATGTGGAAATTGCTGGCGATCTGTCTAGCCAATTCTTAACGGCGCTGTTAATGGTTGCCCCCCTCGCTAAGGGCAGTGTGAACATTCATGTCAAAGGTGAACTGGTTTCAAAACCTTATATCGACATTACCTTAGCCTTGATGGCGCAGTTTGGCGTTCAGGTGATTAACCATGACTATGCCCGCTTTGAGATCCCGGCCGGGCAGCAGTATGTGTCTCCGGGTAAAGTGTTAGTGGAAGGGGATGCATCTTCTGCATCTTACTTTTTAGCCGCGGGAGCCATTAAAGGCGGTGAAGTAAAAGTCACGGGCGTTGGGCGTTTAAGCATTCAGGGCGATGTGAAATTTGCCGATGTGCTGGAAAAAATGGGCGCCGATATTGAGTGGGGCGATGATTACATTATTGCCCGTGGCGCGCCGTTAACCGCGGTTGATTTAGACATGAATCATATTCCCGATGCGGCGATGACCATTGCCACCGCGGCCTTGTTTGCTAAGGGCACAACCACCATTCGCAATATCTATAACTGGCGCATTAAAGAGACCGACCGATTAGCGGCGATGGCCACAGAGCTGCGTAAAGTGGGCGCCTTAGTGGAAGAGGGGCATGATTATATTCAAATCACGCCGCCAGCTGTGCTCAATACTGCAGAGATTGATACTTATAACGACCACCGCATGGCGATGTGCTTCTCCATGATGGCGTTTGCTGATTGCGGGATTACCATCAATGATCCCGATTGTACTTCGAAAACCTTTCCTGACTATTTTGTCCAATTTGCCAGCCTCAAAGCCTAA
- the serC gene encoding 3-phosphoserine/phosphohydroxythreonine transaminase, with the protein MSAIYNFCAGPAMLPAAVMKKAQQELLDWNGLGVSVMEVSHRGKEFIALTKQAEADLRELMHIPQNYHVLFMHGGGRGQFSAVVNNFLGNQGRALYLVSGQWSSAALAEAQKLAGDAQIDSLNIVEKHNGLNAVVLPDLHKIDADYRYVHYCPNETVDGIEIFDELDSPWPIVADLSSTIMSREIDVSRYGLIYAGAQKNIGPSGLSIVIVRDDMLKLPSLTQSSIMDYRLAVEHDSMFNTPPTFAWYLAAEVFAWLKSLGGVASIAKINQQKAQMLYACIDANPFYKNGVVAANRSQMNVTFQLADESLDGAFLKEAEAAGLVALKGHRIVGGMRASLYNAMPLEGVAALVSFMNEFAAKHS; encoded by the coding sequence GTGAGCGCGATTTATAATTTCTGTGCAGGTCCTGCGATGTTACCCGCAGCGGTAATGAAAAAAGCACAACAGGAATTACTCGATTGGAATGGGCTAGGTGTCTCCGTGATGGAAGTCAGCCACAGAGGTAAGGAATTTATCGCGCTGACCAAGCAAGCTGAGGCGGATTTACGCGAGCTGATGCACATTCCACAGAACTATCATGTGCTGTTTATGCACGGCGGTGGTCGCGGTCAGTTCTCTGCCGTTGTGAATAATTTTTTAGGCAATCAAGGCCGTGCCCTGTATTTAGTCAGTGGTCAATGGTCTTCTGCAGCATTAGCCGAAGCTCAAAAGCTGGCGGGCGACGCGCAAATTGATAGCCTTAACATTGTTGAAAAACATAATGGACTCAATGCAGTAGTGCTGCCTGATCTGCATAAGATTGATGCCGATTACCGTTATGTGCACTACTGCCCAAATGAGACAGTTGATGGTATCGAAATTTTTGATGAGTTAGACAGTCCATGGCCGATTGTCGCCGACTTATCATCTACCATTATGTCTCGCGAAATCGATGTCAGTCGTTACGGCTTAATCTATGCTGGTGCGCAAAAGAACATTGGTCCTTCGGGCTTATCTATTGTGATCGTGCGTGATGATATGTTGAAACTGCCGAGTTTAACCCAATCATCCATCATGGATTACCGTTTAGCCGTTGAGCATGACTCTATGTTCAATACGCCGCCAACCTTTGCTTGGTACTTAGCGGCTGAAGTATTTGCCTGGCTCAAATCCTTAGGTGGTGTGGCCAGTATCGCGAAAATCAATCAGCAAAAAGCGCAAATGCTGTATGCCTGTATCGACGCCAATCCTTTCTATAAAAATGGTGTCGTCGCGGCAAACCGCTCACAAATGAACGTGACTTTCCAACTGGCGGATGAATCCCTTGACGGCGCCTTCTTAAAAGAGGCCGAAGCGGCGGGCCTAGTGGCCTTAAAAGGTCATCGAATCGTTGGTGGCATGCGTGCCAGCCTTTACAATGCGATGCCACTTGAAGGTGTAGCTGCGCTGGTGAGCTTTATGAACGAATTTGCGGCAAAGCATAGCTAA
- the gyrA gene encoding DNA gyrase subunit A — translation MTDLASSISPINIEDELKNSYLDYAMSVIVGRALPDVRDGLKPVHRRVLFAMSELKNDWNKPYKKSARVVGDVIGKYHPHGDLAVYDTIVRMAQPFSLRYTLVDGQGNFGSVDGDSAAAMRYTEIRMDKLAHQLLADLEKETVDYVPNYDGTEQIPAVLPTRVPNLLINGSSGIAVGMATNIPPHNLTEVVKGCLALIADPALSIEQLMEHIPGPDFPTAAIINGRKGIIDAYKTGRGRAVMRALAEVETEDNGRERIIVTEIPYQVNKAKLIEKIAELVKDKKIEGISGLRDESDKDGMRIVIEIKRGEVGEVVLNNLYAQTQMQCSFGINMVALTNGQPKLFNLKEMLECFILHRREVVTRRTVFELRKARERAHILEALAVALANIDPIIALIKASPTPADAKVKLVEQGWALGHVQGMLEKAGDDAARPEWLEPEFGIRDGLYYLTEQQAQAILELRLHRLTGLEHDKIIAEYEELLEFIAGLLFILRSPERLMEVIKEELEEILAEYGDARRTVINANEIDMSLEDLINEEDVVVTLSHLGYAKYQPLSDYQAQRRGGKGKAATKVKDEDFVEKLLVANTHDTILCFSDFGKMYWLKVYQLPLASRTSRGRPIVNLLPLSDGERITAILPVREYAEDKYIIMATSNGTVKKTALTAYSNPRANGIIAVNLKDGDQLIGVDITNGDDEIMLFSNEGKVVRFKEGEEVAVLDENGNPVLDEEGNPQINFKGVRPMGRGATGVRGIKLEEGQKVVSLIVPKGDGAILTVTENGYGKRTELSEYPSKSRATKGVVSIKVSERNGAVVGAVQVGGNDEIMLISDKGTLVRTPANGVSIIGRNTQGVTIIRTASDEKVVGLQRIDEIQGDEDEVELDENGMPIVPVVAEGDAVQEEPLEDELEEELDEDEELDDEQDED, via the coding sequence ATGACTGATCTGGCATCATCTATTTCGCCAATTAATATCGAAGACGAACTAAAGAATTCGTACCTTGATTACGCCATGAGCGTCATCGTGGGACGTGCATTACCAGACGTGCGTGATGGCCTTAAGCCTGTGCATCGCCGCGTGCTGTTTGCCATGAGTGAATTGAAGAACGATTGGAACAAGCCGTACAAAAAGTCTGCCCGTGTGGTCGGTGACGTGATCGGTAAATATCACCCCCATGGTGATTTGGCGGTTTACGATACTATCGTACGTATGGCTCAGCCTTTCTCTCTGCGTTACACCTTAGTCGACGGTCAAGGAAACTTCGGTTCGGTTGACGGCGACTCCGCAGCGGCAATGCGTTATACCGAAATCCGTATGGACAAGTTAGCGCACCAGCTCCTCGCCGATCTTGAAAAAGAAACCGTTGACTATGTGCCTAACTACGATGGCACAGAACAAATTCCTGCTGTATTACCGACACGTGTCCCTAACCTGTTAATCAACGGTTCTTCGGGTATTGCGGTAGGTATGGCGACTAATATTCCGCCTCATAACTTAACCGAAGTCGTTAAGGGCTGTTTAGCGCTGATCGCCGATCCTGCGTTGTCTATTGAACAGCTGATGGAACATATTCCAGGCCCAGACTTCCCAACGGCGGCGATTATCAATGGCCGTAAAGGCATTATCGATGCGTACAAGACAGGCCGCGGCCGCGCCGTTATGCGCGCGCTGGCTGAAGTCGAAACCGAAGATAACGGTCGTGAACGTATTATCGTTACTGAAATCCCTTATCAGGTGAACAAGGCGAAACTCATCGAGAAAATCGCTGAGTTAGTCAAAGATAAGAAGATTGAAGGCATCAGCGGCCTGCGCGACGAGTCTGACAAAGACGGTATGCGCATCGTTATCGAAATCAAACGCGGCGAAGTGGGTGAAGTTGTCCTGAACAACCTCTATGCCCAGACACAAATGCAATGTTCTTTTGGTATCAACATGGTGGCATTGACCAATGGTCAGCCTAAGTTGTTCAACTTAAAAGAAATGCTCGAATGCTTTATCCTGCACCGCCGTGAAGTGGTGACTCGCCGTACCGTATTCGAACTGCGTAAAGCGCGTGAACGCGCCCATATTCTTGAGGCATTAGCGGTCGCGCTGGCCAACATCGATCCGATTATTGCGCTGATCAAAGCGTCTCCTACCCCAGCCGATGCGAAAGTCAAACTGGTTGAGCAGGGCTGGGCCTTAGGCCATGTACAGGGCATGCTTGAAAAAGCGGGTGACGATGCAGCGCGTCCTGAGTGGTTAGAGCCAGAATTCGGCATCCGTGATGGCTTATATTACCTGACTGAGCAACAGGCTCAGGCGATCCTTGAGCTGCGCTTACACCGTTTAACCGGTCTTGAGCACGATAAGATCATCGCCGAATACGAAGAGCTGCTCGAGTTCATCGCGGGTCTGCTGTTTATTCTGCGCAGCCCTGAGCGTTTGATGGAAGTGATCAAAGAAGAGCTAGAAGAAATTCTTGCTGAATATGGTGATGCTCGCCGCACTGTCATCAATGCCAATGAAATTGATATGAGTCTTGAAGACTTAATCAACGAAGAAGACGTGGTTGTGACGCTGTCACACTTAGGTTACGCCAAGTACCAACCGCTGAGCGATTATCAAGCCCAGCGCCGTGGTGGTAAGGGTAAAGCCGCAACTAAGGTGAAAGACGAAGATTTCGTTGAAAAACTGCTGGTTGCCAACACTCACGATACCATCCTGTGCTTCTCAGATTTCGGTAAGATGTACTGGCTTAAGGTCTATCAATTACCGCTGGCGAGCCGTACTTCCCGTGGTCGTCCGATTGTTAACTTACTGCCGTTGTCCGATGGCGAGCGCATTACTGCGATTCTGCCGGTGCGTGAATACGCAGAAGATAAGTACATCATCATGGCGACCTCTAACGGTACCGTGAAGAAAACTGCGCTGACAGCTTACAGCAACCCACGTGCTAACGGCATTATCGCCGTGAACCTGAAAGACGGCGACCAACTGATCGGTGTCGATATCACCAACGGTGATGATGAGATCATGCTGTTCTCGAACGAAGGTAAAGTGGTTCGCTTTAAAGAAGGCGAAGAAGTGGCCGTACTCGATGAAAACGGCAACCCAGTGCTGGATGAAGAAGGCAACCCACAAATCAACTTCAAGGGCGTGCGTCCAATGGGTCGCGGCGCGACCGGTGTTCGCGGTATTAAGCTTGAAGAAGGTCAAAAAGTGGTGTCTCTCATCGTACCTAAGGGCGATGGCGCTATCTTAACCGTGACCGAAAACGGCTATGGTAAACGTACTGAACTGTCTGAATACCCATCTAAGAGCCGCGCGACCAAAGGTGTGGTATCGATCAAGGTGAGTGAGCGTAACGGTGCGGTTGTTGGCGCGGTACAAGTTGGCGGCAATGACGAAATCATGCTGATCAGCGACAAAGGTACCTTAGTGCGTACGCCAGCGAACGGCGTGTCAATCATCGGCCGTAACACCCAAGGTGTGACCATTATCCGTACCGCAAGTGACGAGAAAGTGGTTGGTCTGCAACGTATCGATGAGATCCAAGGCGACGAAGATGAAGTCGAGCTGGATGAAAACGGTATGCCAATCGTCCCAGTTGTCGCTGAAGGTGACGCTGTTCAAGAAGAGCCTTTAGAGGATGAACTGGAAGAAGAATTAGATGAAGACGAAGAGCTTGACGACGAGCAAGACGAAGACTAA
- the lapB gene encoding lipopolysaccharide assembly protein LapB, with protein MLEILFLLLPIAAGYGWYMGRRSIRQNQSNQRKQLSRDYFTGLNFLLSNESDKAVDLFISMLDVDDETIDTHLSLGSLFRKRGEVDRSIRIHQNLIARPTLTNEQRDIAMMELGKDYLAAGFYDRAEEIFLNLVSQDDHSEESETQLIAIYQVIKEWQKAIDITKRLSRKRQQVLKPIIAHFYCQLADETSDDADKIKLLQQALKQDPKCGRALLTLAKKFLDAKDYNQCKSMLMALKKADIELFADALPTAKQVYRDTQDKEGYQELLAGAMAEGAGASVVVALAQHMISLDEIKAAENMVLDALYRHPTMKGFQHLMQMHLRQAEEGQAKQSLTMLEQLVEQQIKFRPSYRCKECGFPSHTLYWHCPSCKKWGTIKRIRGLDGE; from the coding sequence ATGCTTGAGATCCTCTTCCTGTTGCTTCCTATTGCTGCCGGTTACGGTTGGTATATGGGGCGGCGGAGCATAAGGCAAAACCAGAGTAATCAGCGTAAGCAATTAAGTCGTGATTATTTCACCGGCTTGAATTTCCTGTTGTCGAACGAGTCAGACAAAGCGGTCGACTTGTTTATCAGTATGCTCGATGTGGACGATGAAACCATCGATACCCATCTTTCCCTCGGTTCGCTATTTCGCAAACGCGGTGAAGTTGACCGCTCCATTCGTATCCATCAAAACTTAATCGCACGCCCAACGCTCACCAATGAGCAGCGTGATATCGCGATGATGGAACTGGGTAAAGATTACCTTGCGGCGGGCTTTTACGACCGCGCGGAAGAGATTTTCCTGAATTTGGTGAGTCAAGATGACCATAGCGAAGAGTCTGAGACGCAGCTGATTGCCATTTATCAAGTCATTAAGGAATGGCAAAAGGCCATCGATATCACTAAGCGCTTAAGTCGCAAGCGCCAGCAGGTGCTTAAACCGATTATCGCCCATTTTTATTGCCAGCTTGCGGACGAAACCAGTGATGATGCTGACAAGATCAAGCTATTACAACAGGCATTAAAACAAGATCCTAAGTGCGGCCGAGCTTTACTCACGCTCGCCAAAAAATTTCTCGACGCCAAGGATTACAACCAGTGTAAATCTATGCTGATGGCACTGAAAAAGGCCGATATAGAACTCTTCGCCGATGCCTTACCCACGGCGAAGCAAGTGTATCGTGATACCCAAGATAAAGAGGGTTATCAAGAATTATTAGCGGGTGCGATGGCCGAAGGCGCGGGCGCCTCTGTGGTGGTAGCGCTTGCTCAACATATGATTAGTCTCGATGAGATAAAAGCGGCTGAAAACATGGTGTTAGATGCCCTGTATCGCCATCCCACCATGAAGGGATTTCAGCACTTAATGCAGATGCACCTGCGTCAAGCAGAAGAAGGGCAAGCCAAACAAAGTTTGACTATGCTTGAGCAACTTGTTGAACAGCAAATTAAATTCCGTCCAAGTTATCGCTGTAAAGAATGCGGTTTCCCATCCCACACGCTTTATTGGCATTGCCCCTCCTGTAAAAAATGGGGCACCATTAAACGGATCCGTGGCTTAGACGGTGAATAA
- a CDS encoding aspartate/tyrosine/aromatic aminotransferase, producing MFNSLVAMPADPILGLLTQYREDSHPQKVDLGVGVYKDPAGNTPILNCVKKAEKFRLDTETTKVYIGPTGSPQFNTLITELAFGSDHSAIIANRIRTVSTPGGTGALRVAGDFIKRCNPNAVLWVSDPTWANHIGLFEAAGLTVKTYPYYDYDTKSLKFDEMLSALTQIGPNDVVLFHACCHNPSGMDLTTEQWDKVVALTKEQGFTPLIDMAYQGFGDGVDIDAYGVRKMAAAVDNMILCSSCSKNFGLYRERIGSCSVVAKDANTANIAQSVLLYVVRCLYSMPPAHGAAIVETILGSAELKQEWLDELKVMRDRINGNRAILVEKLKTNGVDRDFSFIARQKGMFSFLGVNPEQVARLQKEFSIYMVGSSRISIAGISEDNVDYLAKSIAKVL from the coding sequence ATGTTTAACTCACTCGTCGCAATGCCTGCGGATCCTATCCTCGGCCTATTAACCCAGTACCGTGAAGACTCACATCCTCAAAAAGTCGACTTAGGTGTGGGCGTTTATAAGGATCCCGCTGGAAACACTCCCATCCTTAATTGCGTGAAAAAAGCCGAAAAATTCCGTTTAGACACTGAAACCACCAAAGTGTATATCGGCCCAACCGGTTCGCCTCAGTTTAATACCCTGATAACAGAATTAGCCTTTGGCAGTGATCACAGCGCGATTATCGCCAACCGAATTCGTACAGTATCCACGCCTGGTGGCACGGGCGCCCTGCGCGTTGCCGGTGATTTTATTAAACGTTGCAATCCTAATGCTGTGCTATGGGTGAGCGATCCCACATGGGCTAACCATATAGGCTTGTTTGAAGCGGCGGGTCTGACCGTTAAAACCTACCCTTACTATGATTACGACACTAAGTCGTTAAAGTTCGATGAGATGCTCAGCGCGCTTACGCAGATTGGCCCGAACGATGTGGTGCTGTTCCACGCCTGTTGCCATAACCCGAGCGGGATGGATTTAACGACAGAACAATGGGATAAAGTGGTTGCCCTCACCAAGGAGCAAGGTTTTACCCCGCTTATCGACATGGCTTACCAAGGTTTTGGTGATGGGGTCGATATCGATGCCTACGGCGTGCGTAAAATGGCCGCCGCGGTCGATAATATGATCCTGTGTAGCTCTTGCTCGAAAAACTTCGGTCTGTACCGTGAGCGTATCGGTTCTTGCTCTGTGGTTGCAAAAGATGCAAACACGGCAAACATCGCGCAATCTGTACTGCTTTACGTGGTTCGCTGCCTGTACTCCATGCCGCCAGCCCACGGCGCGGCAATTGTCGAAACCATTCTAGGTTCGGCAGAATTAAAGCAAGAGTGGTTAGATGAGCTCAAAGTGATGCGCGACCGTATCAACGGTAACCGCGCCATTTTAGTGGAAAAACTCAAAACCAATGGCGTGGACCGCGACTTTAGCTTTATCGCACGCCAAAAAGGCATGTTCTCTTTCCTAGGAGTTAATCCTGAGCAAGTGGCGCGCCTGCAGAAAGAATTCAGCATTTATATGGTGGGTTCGAGCCGCATTAGCATTGCAGGCATTAGCGAAGATAATGTGGATTACTTAGCTAAGTCGATTGCCAAAGTACTGTAA
- the ihfB gene encoding integration host factor subunit beta: MTKSELIEKLATRQSQLSAKEVEGAIKEMLEQMATTLESGDRIEIRGFGSFSLHYRAPRTGRNPKTGSSVELEGKYVPHFKPGKELRERVDAVNV, encoded by the coding sequence ATGACAAAATCCGAACTGATCGAAAAACTCGCCACCAGGCAGTCGCAGCTGTCGGCGAAAGAGGTTGAAGGCGCAATCAAAGAGATGTTGGAGCAAATGGCAACAACATTAGAAAGCGGTGATCGTATTGAGATCCGTGGCTTTGGTAGTTTCTCGCTTCATTATCGTGCACCGCGTACTGGCCGCAATCCAAAGACTGGTTCATCAGTTGAATTGGAAGGCAAATACGTCCCGCACTTTAAGCCAGGCAAAGAACTGCGCGAACGCGTTGACGCAGTTAATGTATAA
- the cmk gene encoding (d)CMP kinase: MSERAPVVTIDGPSGAGKGTISQLLAKHLGWQLLDSGAIYRVLALAAIHHDVELENEESITLLAAHLDVKFLTGNEKDPVQVILEGEDVTTAIRTQECSNAASKVAAFPRVREALLRRQRAFRTAPGLIADGRDMGTVVFPTASAKLYLTASAEERAQRRYNQLQDKGFDVNIERLLAEIIERDDRDMNRPVAPLVPAEDALVIDTSDKGIDEVLELALNYINQKLSNTN, translated from the coding sequence ATGTCTGAACGGGCTCCTGTAGTCACAATCGACGGCCCAAGTGGTGCTGGTAAAGGGACAATTAGCCAATTATTGGCTAAGCATCTTGGATGGCAACTGCTTGATAGTGGTGCTATTTACCGAGTGCTTGCGTTAGCTGCAATTCACCACGATGTAGAACTGGAAAATGAAGAATCCATCACACTCCTTGCTGCGCACCTTGATGTGAAATTTTTAACCGGCAACGAGAAAGACCCAGTTCAAGTGATCTTAGAAGGTGAAGACGTCACAACTGCGATACGTACTCAAGAATGCTCAAATGCGGCCTCTAAAGTGGCAGCATTTCCCCGTGTGCGGGAAGCCTTATTACGCCGTCAACGTGCCTTTAGAACGGCACCAGGATTAATCGCCGATGGCCGTGACATGGGCACGGTTGTTTTCCCAACGGCATCGGCTAAATTATATTTAACTGCTTCTGCAGAGGAGCGGGCTCAAAGACGCTATAATCAGTTGCAGGACAAGGGCTTCGATGTTAATATCGAGCGCCTTTTAGCTGAAATTATCGAGCGTGACGACCGCGATATGAATCGTCCAGTGGCCCCTTTGGTCCCTGCCGAGGACGCGCTCGTTATCGATACTAGTGATAAAGGTATTGATGAAGTGCTTGAGCTTGCGCTCAACTACATCAACCAAAAATTATCCAACACTAACTAA